From the Apus apus isolate bApuApu2 chromosome 4, bApuApu2.pri.cur, whole genome shotgun sequence genome, one window contains:
- the SAMD8 gene encoding sphingomyelin synthase-related protein 1, translated as MMAGNNHLCIRRWTTKNVARWLKEEGFCEYVDVLCNRHRLDGITLLTLTEYDLRSPPLEIRVLGDIKRLMLSIRKLQKQHIDVLEELGYNSDSHIGTVCPSMGSLQGVDWFCNGEVPRDYDGAITDLNGDQYQYANGKNKHSTRRLDPEYWKTILSCVYVFIVFGFTSFVMVIVHERVPDMQTYPPLPDIFLDSVPRIPWAFAMTEVCGVILCYIWLLVLLLHKHRSILLRRLCSLMGTVFLLRCVTMFVTSLSVPGQHLQCTGKLYGNIWAKLQRAFAIWSGFGMTLTGVHTCGDYMFSGHTVVLTMLNFFVTEYTPRSWNFLHTLSWVLNLFGIFFILAAHEHYSIDVFIAFYITTRLFLYYHTLANTRAYQQSRRARIWFPMFSFFECNVNGTVPNEYCWPFSKPLILKRLIG; from the exons ATGATGGCAGGCAATAACCACCTTTGCATTCGACGTTGGACTACCAAGAATGTGGCCAGGTGGCTGAAGGAAGAAGGCTTCTGTGAATATGTGGATGTTTTGTGCAATAGACACAGGCTAGATGGAATTACACTGCTGACACTCACTGAATATGATTTACGATCCCCTCCTTTGGAAATCAGAGTCCTGGGGGATATCAAAAGGCTCATGTTGTCCATACGCAAACTACAGAAGCAGCATATTGATGTTCTAGAAGAGCTGGGTTACAACAGTGATAGTCACATTGGCACAGTGTGCCCAAGTATGGGTTCTTTACAGGGTGTCGATTGGTTTTGTAATGGTGAAGTACCTCGAGACTATGATGGAGCAATTACTGACTTGAATGGTGATCAGTATCAAtatgcaaatggaaaaaacaaacactctACAAGAAGACTGGACCCAGAGTATTGGAAGACAATTTTAAGTTGTGTGTATGTCTTCATAGTGTTTGGCTTTACATCATTCGTTATGGTTATAGTACATGAGCGAGTACCTGACATGCAGACTTACCCACCTCTACCAGACATATTTCTCGATAG tgtcCCTAGGATACCATGGGCTTTTGCTATGACTGAAGTATGTGGTGTAATTCTTTGCTACATTTGGCTGTTGGTTCTTCTCCTTCACAAACACAG ATCCATACTTCTGCGAAGGCTGTGCAGCCTCATGGGGACAGTATTCTTACTACGTTGTGTTACAATGTTTGTTACCTCACTTTCTGTGCCAGGACAGCATTTGCAGTGTACTGGAAAg TTGTATGGCAACATTTGGGCAAAACTTCAGCGTGCATTTGCAATATGGAGTGGCTTTGGAATGACTCTGACTGGAGTACATACATGTGGAGATTACATGTTCAGTGGCCACACTGTTGTCCTGACCATGCTCAACTTCTTTGTCACAGAAT ATACGCCAAGGAGCTGGAACTTCTTGCACACCTTGTCCTGGGTCCTGAATCTCTTTGGAATCTTCTTCATTTTGGCTGCACATGAACATTATTCTATAGATGTCTTCATTGCCTTTTACATCACTACAAGACTGTTTTTGTATTACCATACATTGGCTAATACTAGAGCATATCAACAGAGTAGGAGAGCAAGGATCTGGTttccaatgttttctttttttgaatgCAATGTTAATGGTACTGTTCCCAATGAGTATTGCTGGCCCTTTTCAAAACCTCTGATACTGAAAAGATTGATTGGCTGA